A single region of the Stenotrophomonas sp. Marseille-Q4652 genome encodes:
- the ftsA gene encoding cell division protein FtsA: MNRKGDKSLIVGLDIGTSKVVALVGEYSPGNPIEVIGIGSHESRGLKKGVVVDIESTVQSIQRAVEEAELMAGCEIRSVYASISGNHVQCRNSQGIQPIRDGEVTWNDLDRVLDAAKAVAIPADQKILHAIPREYVLDDSQEGIRNPVGMTGVRLEVHAHLVTCAQSAAANISKCVQRCGLQVDDLVLSSLASSVAVLTADERELGVVLVDMGAGTTDVAVFVQGAICHTASLPIAGDHVTNDIAHMLRTPTPEAEQIKVRYACALAQLATAEESIQVPSVGDRPPRRMPRHSLAQAVQGRYEEIFEMVQAELRRSGFEELVRAGMVLTGGASKMEGVVELAEEMLQMPVRVGIPQHVTGLGEVVGNPVHATGVGLLLMGSQIEHPRRPSLPMGRAGTIFKKVKTWFRGEF; this comes from the coding sequence ATGAATCGAAAGGGTGACAAATCGCTGATCGTCGGCCTCGACATCGGCACCTCCAAGGTGGTGGCGTTGGTGGGTGAATACTCGCCGGGCAACCCCATCGAGGTGATCGGCATCGGCTCGCACGAATCGCGCGGACTGAAGAAGGGCGTCGTGGTCGACATCGAGTCGACCGTGCAGTCCATCCAGCGCGCGGTCGAGGAAGCCGAGCTGATGGCCGGCTGCGAGATCCGTTCGGTCTACGCCTCGATCTCCGGCAACCACGTGCAGTGCCGCAATTCGCAGGGCATCCAGCCGATCCGCGATGGCGAGGTCACCTGGAACGACCTGGACCGCGTGCTGGACGCTGCCAAGGCCGTGGCCATCCCGGCCGACCAGAAGATCCTGCATGCGATCCCGCGCGAGTACGTGCTGGACGACTCGCAGGAAGGCATCCGCAACCCGGTCGGCATGACCGGCGTGCGCCTGGAGGTACACGCGCACCTGGTGACCTGCGCGCAGTCGGCCGCGGCCAACATCAGCAAGTGCGTGCAGCGCTGCGGCCTTCAGGTCGACGACCTGGTGCTGTCCTCGCTGGCGTCGAGCGTGGCGGTGCTGACCGCCGACGAGCGCGAGCTGGGCGTGGTACTGGTGGACATGGGCGCCGGCACCACCGACGTGGCGGTGTTCGTGCAGGGCGCGATCTGCCACACCGCCTCGCTGCCGATCGCTGGCGACCACGTGACCAACGACATCGCGCACATGCTGCGCACGCCAACCCCGGAAGCCGAGCAGATCAAGGTGCGCTACGCCTGCGCGCTGGCGCAGCTGGCCACCGCCGAGGAAAGCATCCAGGTACCCAGCGTCGGCGATCGTCCGCCGCGCCGCATGCCGCGCCATTCGCTGGCGCAGGCAGTGCAGGGCCGCTACGAGGAAATCTTCGAGATGGTCCAGGCCGAGCTGCGTCGCTCCGGCTTCGAGGAACTGGTGCGCGCCGGCATGGTGCTCACCGGTGGCGCCTCGAAGATGGAAGGCGTGGTCGAGCTGGCCGAGGAAATGCTGCAGATGCCGGTTCGCGTGGGCATCCCGCAGCACGTCACCGGCCTGGGCGAAGTGGTTGGCAACCCGGTGCACGCCACCGGCGTGGGCCTGCTGCTGATGGGCAGCCAGATCGAACATCCGCGCCGGCCGTCGTTGCCGATGGGCCGGGCGGGCACGATTTTCAAGAAGGTGAAGACCTGGTTCCGCGGCGAGTTCTGA
- the murF gene encoding UDP-N-acetylmuramoyl-tripeptide--D-alanyl-D-alanine ligase yields the protein MKRTPLSLIAHWAGGELHGEDTTIDAISNDTRTLAGGSLYVALRGERFDGHDFAADAVMRGASALLVERLLEVELPQVLVADAELALARIAAGMQRDRDTAVFALTGSNGKTSVKSLLLSILERAALVRGWRVYANPGNRNNEIGLPLAVIDAPEDADVAIYEMGAGKPGDIAYLTDIARPRYALVNNIAAAHLERLGSLLGVAETKGAIYAALPADGVAIINADDAFAPWFEQHCVGTPARCQVLRFGLDHSAQVTARALQLAPNGSHFVLVTPAGEAEVTLALPGRHNVLNALAAASMALAAGLEPALIAEGLAHAQPVPGRQIAHVLPGGAVLVDDSYNANPGSLASAIDALAAAPEEGWLVLGDMRELGADAEALHAQAGCRARQAGLKRLYALGPLSAAAAAAFGEGGRHFDSHAALAQALEAELHAGVRCLVKGSRGSAMDKIVTALLSRGEETPHVA from the coding sequence ATGAAGCGCACCCCCCTGTCCCTGATCGCCCACTGGGCCGGTGGCGAACTGCATGGCGAGGACACCACCATCGACGCCATCAGCAACGACACCCGTACCCTGGCCGGCGGCAGCCTGTACGTGGCGCTGCGCGGGGAGCGCTTCGACGGCCATGACTTCGCCGCCGACGCGGTGATGCGCGGTGCCAGCGCGCTGCTGGTCGAGCGCCTGCTCGAGGTGGAACTGCCTCAGGTGCTGGTGGCCGACGCCGAACTGGCGCTGGCCCGCATCGCCGCCGGCATGCAGCGCGACCGCGACACGGCGGTGTTCGCGCTGACCGGCAGCAACGGCAAGACCAGCGTCAAGTCGCTGCTGCTGTCGATCCTGGAGCGTGCGGCGCTGGTCCGCGGCTGGCGCGTCTACGCCAACCCGGGCAACCGCAACAACGAGATCGGCCTGCCGCTGGCGGTGATCGACGCACCCGAAGATGCCGACGTGGCCATCTACGAGATGGGCGCCGGCAAGCCGGGCGACATCGCCTACCTGACCGACATCGCCCGTCCGCGCTATGCGCTGGTCAACAACATTGCCGCCGCCCACCTCGAGCGCCTGGGCAGCCTGCTCGGCGTGGCCGAGACCAAGGGCGCGATCTACGCCGCGCTGCCGGCCGATGGCGTGGCCATCATCAATGCCGACGACGCGTTCGCACCGTGGTTCGAGCAGCACTGCGTCGGCACCCCGGCGCGCTGCCAGGTGCTGCGCTTCGGCCTGGACCACAGCGCGCAGGTCACCGCACGTGCGTTGCAGCTGGCCCCGAACGGCTCGCACTTCGTACTGGTGACCCCGGCCGGCGAGGCCGAGGTGACGCTGGCATTGCCGGGCCGCCACAACGTCCTCAACGCGCTGGCCGCCGCCTCGATGGCGCTGGCCGCCGGACTGGAGCCTGCGCTGATCGCCGAGGGCCTGGCCCACGCGCAGCCGGTGCCCGGCCGCCAGATCGCGCACGTGCTGCCCGGTGGCGCGGTGCTGGTGGATGACAGCTACAACGCCAACCCGGGTTCGCTGGCCAGCGCGATCGATGCGCTGGCCGCCGCGCCGGAAGAGGGCTGGCTGGTGCTGGGCGACATGCGCGAACTTGGCGCCGATGCCGAGGCGCTGCACGCCCAGGCCGGGTGCCGCGCACGCCAGGCGGGGCTGAAGCGCCTGTACGCGCTGGGCCCGCTGAGTGCCGCCGCCGCTGCCGCCTTCGGCGAGGGTGGCCGCCACTTCGACAGCCACGCCGCGCTGGCACAGGCGCTGGAAGCCGAACTTCATGCTGGCGTGCGTTGCCTGGTCAAGGGCTCGCGCGGCAGCGCCATGGACAAGATCGTGACCGCGCTTCTGTCGCGCGGCGAGGAAACCCCGCATGTTGCTTGA
- the murG gene encoding undecaprenyldiphospho-muramoylpentapeptide beta-N-acetylglucosaminyltransferase, protein MSAVASSPRPVMILAGGTGGHIFPALAVAKVLRARGVPVVWMGAAGAMETRLVPQHDIPLDTLQIGGLRGKGKLALLGAPFRVMRAIRAAGFVIGDRKPRAVIAFGGFASGPGGIAARLHGLPLLVHEQNRAPGMTNRVLSRFARRLLTGFPGSFATGEEAVGNPVRAEIAAIEAPQTRLAGRSGPLRLLVLGGSQGARVLNNAVPAAIAALGDSVQIQVRHQSGEKLHGEALAAYREAGVEAEVTPFIADMAQAFAWADLVVCRAGASTLAELCAAGVGSVLVPFAAAVDDHQTRNAEYLVGRGAATLLKQDEALATNLQGVLRSLHEDPARRMSMAQAARGLAKVDAAERIADIILEESA, encoded by the coding sequence ATGAGCGCCGTTGCTTCCAGCCCGCGCCCGGTGATGATCCTGGCCGGCGGCACCGGTGGCCACATCTTCCCGGCACTGGCCGTGGCCAAGGTGCTGCGTGCCCGCGGCGTGCCGGTGGTCTGGATGGGCGCGGCCGGGGCGATGGAAACCCGGCTGGTCCCGCAGCACGACATCCCGCTGGATACGCTGCAAATCGGCGGCCTGCGCGGCAAGGGCAAGCTGGCCCTGCTGGGCGCGCCGTTCCGGGTGATGCGCGCGATCCGCGCCGCCGGCTTCGTGATCGGCGACCGCAAGCCGCGGGCGGTGATCGCCTTTGGCGGATTTGCCTCCGGGCCGGGCGGCATTGCCGCGCGACTGCATGGCCTGCCGCTGCTGGTGCATGAGCAGAACCGTGCACCGGGAATGACCAACCGCGTCCTGTCCCGCTTCGCGCGCCGCCTGCTGACCGGTTTCCCGGGCAGCTTCGCGACCGGCGAGGAAGCGGTTGGCAACCCGGTGCGTGCCGAGATCGCCGCCATCGAGGCGCCGCAGACCCGCCTGGCCGGCCGCAGCGGTCCGCTGCGCCTGCTGGTGCTCGGTGGCAGCCAGGGTGCGCGCGTGCTGAACAACGCGGTGCCGGCGGCCATTGCCGCACTGGGCGATTCGGTGCAGATCCAGGTGCGCCACCAGAGTGGCGAGAAGCTGCACGGCGAAGCGCTGGCGGCCTATCGCGAGGCCGGCGTGGAAGCCGAAGTCACGCCGTTCATTGCCGACATGGCGCAGGCCTTCGCCTGGGCCGACCTGGTGGTGTGCCGTGCCGGCGCTTCCACCCTGGCCGAGCTGTGTGCCGCCGGCGTGGGCAGCGTGCTGGTGCCGTTCGCCGCGGCGGTCGATGACCACCAGACCCGCAACGCCGAATACCTGGTCGGGCGTGGCGCCGCCACCCTGCTGAAGCAGGACGAGGCGCTTGCAACCAACCTGCAGGGCGTGCTGCGCAGCCTGCATGAAGATCCCGCCCGTCGCATGTCGATGGCGCAGGCCGCCCGCGGGCTGGCCAAGGTCGATGCCGCCGAGCGCATCGCCGACATCATTCTCGAGGAATCCGCATGA
- the murC gene encoding UDP-N-acetylmuramate--L-alanine ligase has product MIRRLHDTTDLVRAFPRVHFVGIGGTGMSGIAEVMLTLGYEVSGSDNADNAATRRLAGLGARVMRGHSAANVLGTDCVVVSSAIREDNPELMEARSQRIPIMPRAAMLAELMRFRRGIAVAGTHGKTTTTSLTAAVLSEGGLDPTFVIGGQLLAAGANAKLGGGQWLVAEADESDGSFLRLNPLMSVITNIDADHLENYGNDFARVQAAFAEFLQRLPFYGLAVLCIDDPEVAALAAKTPRHVMSYGLSANADVRAEDVVQDGPRMRFTLRLPEGTSLPVTLALPGRHNVLNALAAAAVGWQLGVAPEAIARALESFAGIGRRFNDLGEVTTSSGARVRVVDDYGHHPRELEAVFAAARGGWPDKRLVVAFQPHRYSRTRDQFDAFAAVLSSVDALVLSEVYPAGEAPIPGADARSLARAIRARGRSEPVVVGQADELASVLPDVLQDGDLLLMMGAGDIGYVAQQLAREGFKEASA; this is encoded by the coding sequence ATGATCCGTCGCCTGCACGACACCACCGACCTGGTGCGCGCCTTCCCGCGCGTGCATTTCGTCGGCATCGGCGGCACCGGCATGAGCGGCATCGCCGAGGTCATGCTGACCCTGGGTTATGAAGTCTCCGGCTCGGACAACGCCGACAACGCCGCCACCCGCCGCCTGGCCGGGCTGGGCGCGCGGGTGATGCGCGGGCATTCGGCTGCCAACGTGCTCGGCACCGACTGCGTGGTCGTTTCCAGCGCCATCCGCGAGGACAACCCCGAACTGATGGAAGCGCGCAGCCAACGCATCCCGATCATGCCGCGCGCGGCGATGCTGGCCGAGCTGATGCGCTTCCGCCGCGGCATCGCCGTGGCCGGTACCCACGGCAAGACCACCACCACCTCGCTGACTGCCGCGGTGCTCAGCGAAGGCGGGCTGGACCCGACCTTCGTCATCGGTGGCCAGCTGCTGGCCGCCGGCGCCAACGCCAAGCTTGGCGGTGGCCAGTGGCTGGTGGCCGAGGCCGACGAGAGCGACGGCAGCTTCCTGCGCCTGAACCCGCTGATGTCGGTGATCACCAACATCGACGCCGATCACCTGGAAAACTACGGCAACGACTTCGCCCGCGTGCAGGCCGCCTTTGCCGAATTCCTGCAGCGCCTGCCGTTCTACGGTCTGGCGGTGCTGTGCATCGATGATCCGGAAGTGGCCGCGCTGGCGGCGAAGACCCCGCGCCACGTGATGAGCTATGGCCTGAGCGCCAATGCCGACGTGCGCGCCGAGGACGTGGTGCAGGACGGTCCGCGCATGCGTTTCACCCTGCGCCTGCCCGAAGGCACCAGCCTCCCGGTGACCCTGGCGCTGCCGGGCAGGCACAACGTGCTCAATGCGCTGGCCGCCGCCGCGGTGGGCTGGCAGCTGGGCGTGGCCCCGGAGGCCATCGCCCGCGCGCTGGAAAGCTTTGCCGGCATCGGCCGTCGCTTCAACGATCTGGGCGAGGTCACCACCAGCAGTGGCGCGCGCGTGCGCGTGGTCGATGACTACGGCCATCATCCGCGCGAACTGGAAGCGGTGTTCGCCGCCGCCCGTGGCGGCTGGCCGGACAAGCGCCTGGTGGTGGCCTTCCAGCCGCACCGCTACAGCCGCACCCGCGACCAGTTCGACGCGTTTGCCGCGGTGCTCAGCAGCGTCGATGCGCTGGTGCTCAGCGAGGTCTATCCGGCCGGCGAGGCGCCGATCCCGGGCGCCGATGCGCGTTCGCTGGCCCGTGCCATCCGCGCCCGTGGCCGCAGCGAGCCGGTGGTCGTCGGCCAGGCCGACGAACTGGCCAGCGTGCTGCCGGACGTCCTGCAGGACGGCGACCTGCTGCTGATGATGGGGGCGGGTGACATCGGCTACGTCGCCCAGCAGCTCGCACGCGAAGGCTTCAAGGAGGCCTCGGCCTGA
- a CDS encoding D-alanine--D-alanine ligase translates to MSQPVFPPLRCTDPAVFGRVAVLLGGTSSEREVSLDSGRNVLEALRARGVDAVAVDGIPALARALAEGGIDRVFNILHGHNGGGEDGVVQGLLEAFGVPYTGSDVLGSALSMDKIRTKQVWQSLGLPTPRFVALHSQDEVHAAADGLGLPVVVKPANEGSSVGISRVTDASGLADAVALAARYDGQLLMEQMVVGDELTVGILGEVALPSIRIVPKGQWYDYNAKYIAEDTQYLCPGLEGGAEEELRALALAAFRAAGCRGWGRVDVMRDRDSGRFFLLEVNTAPGMTSHSLVPKAAGQAGIGFEELVWRVLEQTLDMEGAR, encoded by the coding sequence ATGAGCCAGCCCGTGTTCCCGCCGCTGCGTTGCACCGATCCGGCCGTGTTCGGCCGCGTCGCCGTGCTGCTGGGCGGGACCTCCAGCGAACGCGAGGTCTCGCTTGATTCCGGCCGCAATGTGCTGGAAGCGCTGCGTGCGCGTGGCGTGGATGCGGTGGCGGTGGACGGCATCCCGGCGCTGGCAAGGGCGCTGGCCGAAGGCGGCATCGATCGCGTGTTCAACATCCTGCACGGCCACAACGGTGGTGGCGAGGATGGCGTGGTGCAGGGCCTGCTCGAGGCCTTCGGCGTTCCGTACACCGGTTCGGACGTGCTTGGTTCGGCGCTGAGCATGGACAAGATCCGCACCAAGCAGGTGTGGCAGTCGCTGGGCCTGCCGACCCCGCGCTTCGTCGCGCTGCACAGCCAGGACGAAGTGCACGCCGCGGCCGACGGACTCGGCCTGCCGGTGGTGGTCAAGCCGGCCAACGAAGGTTCCAGCGTCGGCATCAGCCGCGTCACCGACGCTTCCGGGCTGGCCGACGCGGTCGCCCTGGCTGCGCGCTATGACGGCCAGCTGCTGATGGAGCAGATGGTGGTCGGCGACGAACTGACCGTCGGCATCCTCGGCGAGGTGGCGCTGCCGTCGATCCGGATCGTGCCCAAGGGCCAGTGGTACGACTACAACGCCAAGTACATCGCCGAGGACACCCAGTACCTGTGCCCGGGCCTGGAAGGCGGGGCCGAGGAAGAGCTCCGCGCGCTGGCGCTGGCCGCGTTCCGCGCCGCCGGCTGCCGCGGCTGGGGCCGGGTGGACGTGATGCGTGACCGTGACAGCGGTCGCTTCTTCCTGCTCGAGGTCAACACCGCCCCGGGCATGACCAGCCACTCGCTGGTGCCCAAGGCCGCCGGCCAGGCCGGTATCGGCTTCGAGGAACTGGTCTGGCGCGTGCTCGAGCAGACGCTGGACATGGAGGGCGCGCGATGA
- the ftsW gene encoding putative lipid II flippase FtsW, whose protein sequence is MNDLSRQATRLDAIEGSYDKWLLGAAVSLAGLGVVMVASSSIAMTANPFHYLIRHLVFIGLGVAMAVAAMRTDLKSIEKHNQLLLLGCFALLLVVFIPGLGSTVNGARRWVNLGFSRFQTVEAVKVLYVVWLSSYLVRFRDEVNATWIAMLKPIGMVLALVLLLMFQPDFGSSMLLLGITGGMLFLGGAPIKRIVGPISLLVPVLAALVYFEPYRMRRVTSFVDPWADQLGSGYQLSNALMAIGRGEWTGVGLGASIQKLNYLPEAHTDFIFSVIAEELGFLGVCMVLVLYAVLVGRALWLGARCVEMKRHFSGYIAFGVALWMAMQTFVSIGVNLGLLPTKGLTLPLISSGGSSVMMTCVAIGLLLRVSYEYDRAVRRHAFRMDEAATPARPAADSDAPAAVAPVAARTVAPLPSRGTSRVQPRVEPTFGGLA, encoded by the coding sequence ATGAATGACCTGTCGCGCCAGGCAACCCGACTCGACGCCATCGAGGGCAGCTACGACAAGTGGCTGCTCGGCGCGGCCGTGTCCCTGGCCGGCCTCGGCGTGGTGATGGTGGCCTCCAGCTCGATCGCGATGACCGCCAATCCGTTCCACTACCTGATCCGCCACCTGGTGTTCATCGGGCTGGGCGTGGCGATGGCGGTGGCGGCGATGCGCACCGACCTGAAGTCGATCGAGAAGCACAACCAGCTTCTGCTGCTGGGCTGCTTCGCGCTGCTGCTGGTGGTGTTCATCCCGGGCCTGGGCAGCACCGTCAACGGTGCGCGGCGCTGGGTCAACCTCGGCTTCTCACGCTTCCAGACCGTGGAAGCGGTCAAGGTGCTGTACGTGGTGTGGCTGTCCAGCTACCTGGTGCGCTTCCGCGACGAGGTCAACGCGACCTGGATCGCGATGCTCAAGCCGATCGGCATGGTGCTGGCGCTGGTGCTGCTGCTGATGTTCCAGCCGGACTTCGGCTCGTCGATGCTGCTGCTGGGCATCACCGGCGGCATGCTGTTCCTGGGTGGTGCGCCGATCAAGCGCATCGTCGGCCCGATCTCGCTGCTCGTGCCGGTACTGGCCGCACTGGTGTACTTCGAGCCGTACCGCATGCGCCGCGTGACCTCGTTCGTCGATCCGTGGGCCGACCAGCTGGGCTCCGGTTACCAGCTGTCCAACGCGCTGATGGCCATCGGTCGCGGCGAATGGACCGGCGTCGGCCTGGGTGCCTCGATCCAGAAGCTGAACTACCTGCCCGAAGCGCATACCGACTTCATCTTCTCGGTGATCGCCGAGGAGCTGGGCTTCCTCGGCGTGTGCATGGTGCTGGTGCTGTACGCGGTGCTGGTCGGCCGTGCGCTGTGGCTGGGCGCGCGCTGCGTCGAAATGAAGCGCCACTTCTCCGGTTACATCGCCTTTGGCGTGGCGCTGTGGATGGCAATGCAGACCTTCGTATCGATCGGCGTGAACCTGGGTCTGCTGCCGACCAAGGGCCTGACCCTGCCGCTGATTTCCTCGGGCGGCTCCAGCGTGATGATGACCTGCGTGGCCATCGGCCTGTTGCTGCGGGTCTCCTATGAGTACGACCGCGCCGTGCGCCGCCATGCGTTCCGCATGGACGAGGCTGCCACCCCGGCGCGCCCGGCTGCCGACAGCGATGCGCCGGCAGCGGTCGCCCCCGTGGCTGCCCGTACCGTGGCGCCGCTGCCCTCGCGTGGCACGAGCCGCGTGCAGCCACGCGTCGAACCGACCTTCGGAGGCCTGGCATGA
- a CDS encoding cell division protein FtsQ/DivIB, which yields MNALLRLCAWLLAIGLVALPVVAVLNGWVGAERWPLSRLRVNGEFKRVPAEQLREAVLPYAQSGFFAVKLQDAQDAVERLPWVQAAKVSKHWPDVLQIDVVEHKPFARWGEDRLLSEQGELFAVPRGLEDVPLPELDGPDTQTAEVVALYNESRALFAPVGMDVQRLAMDPRGSWSLALDNGIEVVIGRTDARSRLQRFVRVLPQLANQDMPIERADLRYTNGFTLSWGKPAPKQTQDRT from the coding sequence ATGAACGCCCTGCTGCGCCTGTGCGCCTGGTTGCTGGCCATCGGGCTGGTCGCGCTGCCGGTCGTGGCCGTGCTCAACGGCTGGGTCGGCGCCGAGCGCTGGCCGCTGTCGAGGCTGCGGGTCAACGGCGAGTTCAAGCGCGTGCCGGCCGAGCAACTGCGCGAGGCGGTGCTGCCGTACGCGCAGTCCGGCTTCTTCGCGGTCAAGCTGCAGGACGCGCAGGACGCGGTCGAGCGCCTGCCGTGGGTGCAGGCCGCCAAGGTCAGCAAGCACTGGCCGGACGTGCTGCAGATCGATGTGGTCGAGCACAAGCCCTTCGCCCGCTGGGGCGAGGACCGGCTGTTGTCCGAGCAGGGCGAGCTGTTTGCCGTGCCGCGTGGGCTGGAAGACGTGCCGCTGCCCGAGCTCGATGGCCCGGATACCCAGACCGCCGAAGTGGTTGCCCTCTACAACGAATCGCGCGCGCTGTTCGCTCCGGTGGGCATGGATGTGCAGCGCCTGGCCATGGATCCGCGCGGCAGCTGGTCGCTGGCGCTGGACAACGGCATCGAGGTGGTGATCGGCCGCACCGACGCCCGCTCGCGGCTGCAGCGCTTCGTGCGCGTGCTGCCGCAGCTGGCCAACCAGGACATGCCGATCGAACGCGCCGACCTCCGCTACACCAATGGTTTCACGCTCAGCTGGGGCAAGCCGGCACCGAAGCAGACGCAGGACAGGACATGA
- the mraY gene encoding phospho-N-acetylmuramoyl-pentapeptide-transferase → MLLELARWLQQLESLFGLFNYLTFRGILAALTALGLSLWFGPAAIRRLAQLKGGQPIRKDGPQSHFSKAGTPTMGGGLILVTVLLSVLMWGDLRNRYVWVVLVVMLCFGAIGWYDDWIKIVRRDPNGLKSRWKYLLQSIFGLAAGLFLYFTADVPAELTFYIPMFKAFALPLAGVTFVALAYLWIVGFSNAVNLTDGLDGLAIMPTVLVACALGVFAYASGHAQFAEYLQIPRIPGSGELVIICAAIAGAGLGFLWFNTYPAMVFMGDIGALALGAVLGTIAVIVRQELVLVIMGGIFVIETLSVMIQVASFKLTGKRVFRMAPIHHHFELKGWPEPRVIVRFWIISVVLVLIGLATLKVR, encoded by the coding sequence ATGTTGCTTGAACTGGCCCGTTGGCTGCAGCAGTTGGAGAGCCTGTTCGGGCTGTTCAACTACCTGACCTTCCGCGGCATCCTGGCGGCGCTGACCGCGCTTGGCCTTTCGCTGTGGTTCGGCCCGGCCGCAATCCGCCGCCTGGCCCAGCTCAAGGGGGGCCAACCGATCCGCAAGGACGGCCCGCAGTCGCACTTCTCCAAGGCTGGTACCCCGACCATGGGCGGCGGCCTGATCCTGGTCACCGTACTGCTCTCGGTGCTGATGTGGGGCGACCTGCGCAACCGCTATGTGTGGGTGGTGCTGGTGGTGATGCTGTGCTTCGGCGCGATCGGCTGGTACGACGACTGGATCAAGATCGTCCGCCGCGACCCGAACGGCCTGAAGTCGCGCTGGAAATACCTGCTGCAGTCGATCTTCGGGCTGGCCGCCGGCCTGTTCCTGTATTTCACCGCCGACGTGCCGGCCGAGCTGACCTTCTATATCCCGATGTTCAAGGCCTTCGCGCTGCCGCTGGCCGGCGTGACCTTCGTGGCCCTGGCCTACTTGTGGATCGTCGGCTTCTCCAACGCGGTCAACCTGACCGACGGCCTCGATGGTCTGGCGATCATGCCCACGGTGCTGGTGGCCTGTGCGCTGGGCGTGTTCGCCTATGCCTCCGGCCACGCCCAGTTCGCCGAATACCTGCAGATCCCGCGCATCCCCGGCTCGGGCGAACTGGTGATCATCTGCGCCGCCATTGCCGGCGCCGGCCTGGGTTTCCTGTGGTTCAACACCTATCCGGCGATGGTGTTCATGGGTGACATCGGTGCGCTGGCGCTGGGCGCCGTGCTCGGCACCATCGCGGTGATCGTGCGCCAGGAGCTGGTGCTGGTGATCATGGGCGGCATCTTCGTGATCGAGACGCTCTCGGTCATGATCCAGGTGGCCAGCTTCAAGCTGACCGGCAAGCGCGTGTTCCGCATGGCGCCGATCCACCACCACTTCGAACTCAAGGGCTGGCCGGAGCCGCGCGTGATCGTGCGCTTCTGGATCATCTCGGTGGTGCTGGTGCTGATCGGCCTGGCGACGCTGAAGGTGCGCTGA